The Nocardioides marmorisolisilvae genomic interval TCACTTCTTCACCCTCCCCCTGTCCTCATCCCTCACCTCCTCCTTCCAAACACACCTCTTTCACTGGCGAACCGGGGTGGCCACTGGCGCCGCGGTTTGGGCCTTGGGGGATGTGACGATGACGCTGAAGAAGCTCGCCGCCGGGTCGGGCTACGAGTACCTGACTCGCCAGGTCGCAGCGGCCGATTCGACCGAGCTCGGCAAGACCCCGCTGGCTGAGTACTACGCCGCCAAGGGCGAGGCGCCCGGCCGCTGGGTCGGCTCGGGGCTGGCCGAGATCCAAGGCGTCGAGTACGGCGACGTGGTCACGGCCGAGCAGATGCGACACCTGTTTGGCGACGGCTGCCATCCGGTGATGGGCACTGGGTTGGGCCGGAAGTTCGGCAAGAGATCGGTCGCCGGGTTCGACCTCACGTTCAGCCCGGCCAAGTCGGTCGCGACCCTGTGGGCGGTCGCGCCGCCCGAGTTCGCGCGGGCGATCAAGATGGCGCACAACGCCGCCGTACTCGACGCGCTGGCCTTCCTGGAGAGCCACGGGACCTTCACGCGCGAGGGCGCCGGCGGCGCTCGACAGGTCGAGACGCGTGGTCTGATCGCGACCGCGTTCCTGCACCGCGACTCCCGCGCGGGCGACCCGGATCTGCACACCCACGTCGCGGTCTCGAACAAGGTCCAGACCATGCAGGGCAAATGGCTCTCGATCTACGGGACGATCCTGCACGAGCATGTCGTCGCCGCCTCCGAGGCCTACAACACCGCGCTCGAGGCTCACCTCCACGATCAGCTCGGCGTCCGATTCATCGACGTCCCACGAGCCGCGGGCAAGCGGCCGGTGCGCGAGATCGCCGGCGTCGACCCAAGGCTCTCCGCACGTTGGTCCCGCCGTAGGACCGACATCGAGGAGCGAGTCGAGGAACTCGCAGAGGAGTTCACGGACAACCACGGCCGCCGCCCGAACGACAAGGAGCGGATCGTGCTCGCGCAGCGCGCGAACCTGGAGACGCGGTCGGCCAAGCACGAGCCACGCTCCGAGGCGGAGCAGCGCACGACCTGGCATGGCGAGGCAGCGGACCTCCTCAGCGAACGCGGTCTGCGGGCCATGGTTGACACGGCGCTCCACCCCGATCCGGCACCCACCCAGCCGGTCTCCGCGGCCTGGCTCACCGAAGCTGCCCATCGGGTGATCCGCGAGCTCGAGGCGCATCGCGCGAGCTGCCAGAGCTGGCACATGTACGCCGAGGCGCAGCGCCAGGTCCGGGGCCTCACCCTCGCGCCCGAGCAGATTCCCCAGGTCATCGAGCACCTCGTCGATGCCGTCACGGACCAGTTGATCAACCTGACGCCCGACCTCGACCCGATCACCGAGCCGGCCGCGCTCAAGCGTTCCGATGGCGTCAGCGTGTATCGCCACACGGGCGCGGACCACTTCACCAGTACGCGGATCCTGGAGGCCGAGGCCCGGGTCGTTGACGCCGCCGGCACCGATGCCAGCACAAGTCCAGATCCGGTCGATGTTGACCTGGCGCTGATGACAGCCGCCCTTGAAGGGCCGGCGCTCAACGACGGCCAGCGGGAACTCGTGCGCAGCCTCGTCGCCGACCCGCGCCGGGTCGCGCTCGCCCTCGCGCCGGCCGGCTCCGGCAAGACCACCGCGATGAGCGTCCTCGCCCAGGTCGCCCACGACCTCGGATACGACGTCGTCGGCCTCGCGCCATCAGCGGCCGCAGCCGCCGTGCTCACCGACGCGACCGGCATCCCCTCCGAGACCCTCGCCATGCTCGATCACTCCCTCGTCGCCGGCCTGGATCCCGGGTTCGGGCCGCACACGATGGTGGTCGTCGACGAGGCCGGGATGTCCGACACCCTCACCCTCGACCGGATCATCACCGCCTGCACCGGCCGAGGTGCACGAGTACGGCTGGTCGGCGACGACCAGCAGCTCGCCGCGGTCGGCGCTGGCGGCGTCCTGCGCGACATCGCCACCACGCATGGAGCCGTGCGTCTCGACCAGGTAGTGAGGTTCGACGATCCCGTCGAGGCGTCGGCGTCGCTCGCACTGCGCGACGGCGACCGCACGGCGCTGGGGTACTACCTCGACCACGACCGCATTCACACCGGCGACGAGCTCACGAGCCTCACCGAGGTGCTGGCAGGGTGGCAGGAGGACGCCACTGCCGGCCGCGAGTGCCTGATGCTCGCGCCCGCTCGCGACCTTGTCGCCCGGCTCAACCACGCCGCCCGCAAAGCCCGCCTCACTGGCGTGCGACCTGAAGACGAGGTCGACCTTGCCGACGGCAACCAGGCCTCGGTTGGCGACACGATCCTGACCCGCCACAACGAGCGCCGCCTCGGCGTCAGCGGCACCGACTGGGTCAAGAACGGCGACCGCTGGACCGTCACCGCGCTCGCCGCCAACGGCGGCCTGCGTGCTCGACACCTGCGGTCCGGACTCCAAGTCACGCTGCCGCGCGAGTACGTCGCCCACCACGTCGAGCTCGGCTACGCCACCACCGTCCACGCCGCCCAAGGCAGCACCGCGGACGTCATGCACGGCATCCTCACCGGGCACGAGGACCGGCAACTGCTCTATACGATGCTCACCCGCGGCCGCTTCGAGAACCACCTCCACCTGATCGACGAGCCGATCACGCCGGAAGAGCAGTTCCTGCCCGGGATCGATGAGCAGATCACCGCCGTCGAGGCACTCGACCGGATCATCGCCCGCGACGGCGCCGCGACCTCCGCGACCACCGAGCTCACCCACGCCACCAGTCCCTCAACGCTGCTGCACGAGGCCGCAGGCAGGTACGCCGACGCCGTCACCGCCGCCACCCAGCGGCTCTCTGGCGCGGACGCCGACATCGCTCTCGAAGCGGCGGGCGCCGGCCCGCTCCCGTGGCTGCCCGGCGTCCCCGCCGCCCTGCGCAGCGATCTCGATTGGTCGGAGTACCTCGACGCTCGCGCCGAGCGCGTCCGCACCCTCGCCGACGCCGTCTGTCGCGACGCACACCTCCCGCCAAGCTTGCGGCGCTTCGATGACGTGCTTACCGACCAGCTTCGCGAGGCGGTAGTCGTCTGGCGAGCCGCCAACGGCGTTCCCGACGACGACCGGGGCCTCCTCGGCCCACGAACCAACGACCTCGCCGCCGACCGCTACGCCCGCCACCTCCAGCGCCAGGTCGACGCCCTCTATCCCGAGTCAGTCCGGCGCTGGGAAGCACAGATTGCCCGGGCGATCGGCGACCTGGACCACCGCGACGACCGCACCCTCGACCTGGCTCGGGAGCTCGACCGCATTCAAGGCAGCGGTCTCAACGCCACCCAGATCCTCCGTCGCGCGGCCACCCTCCGACGCCCACTCCCTGACGACCGCAGAGTCGAAGCCCTGGCCTACCGGATCGAGCGCATCGCCGCCAACGACGCCGCACTCCGGCCGCAGACCCATCAGCCGAGCCGGCGGTCACCCGGCATCGGACTCTAGGAGAGCCTTCCATTCACGCGGCGTCGCACTCCGACGCCTTGTCCCGAGAACCACGTTGAACGCAACACGCAGCTGCTTGGACGTCATGCCCGGATGGTCGAGACGAAAGCGCTCTTCCTCCGCCTCGACGAGCGTGAGGTCCATCTCGTCCCAGATCGTCAGCTCCCGCTCCCGGTGCTGGGCCTTCCACTCCGCGTACCGCTGCGGGTCGTCCCGCGCATCGACGTACTCGATCAGCCGATCCAGAGCCCTCGCCGCGCGCTTCCGCAGCGACCTCGGCGCGAGGTTCGCCTCCGCAGCCACGGCCTCAACGACAGTGGGCGCCACCAGGCCCGTCCGCCCGCGGCGCGCGGGCGCGTTCTGGCGGTCGGCTTCCGCGGCGAGCGCCCACAGCAGCCAGTAGTCGAAGCCATTGATCGCGGCCTCCTCCTGGCCGACGTGGAAGACCTCGACGAGGACCGGACCAGGATCGTCCTCCAGTTCTATGCACGCCATCTCGTCGAGCACGTCGGGATCACCGACGACCTGCGCCATTGCCCGGTCTCGGCGTACTGCGAGGTCGCCCGCCCCCAGGTCAGCGAGCACCTCGCGCTGTGTCTGGCCCACGATCGCGCCGGCGATGTTCGGCGTGGTCAGGCGGTACGCCGCAACAGCCTCGATCCAGAGCTGGCTGGCCACCAGTCCGTCGATGTCATCCGACATGTCTCGAAGCCGACGCGCGACCTTCTCCGCGCCCGGAAGCAGCGCCCAAACCAGCGCGGTGATCGCGTCCGGCTCACTCTCGGTCATCGAAGCGAGCGCGCCGAGAACTGCCTTCGCCTCATCCGGTGACGCGAGGGCCCACCCGGGCAGGTCGACGAGGTCGTCGACGACGTCGTCAACGAGGCGCTGTGTTACCCAGTGCCGCCAGGCCGCTCGCGCCTCCCCCATGAGCGCACCCCCCAGGTCCTGGAGGCCAAGGCGATCAGCAACCGACACAACGTGCTCCCGAGGGACATCCCTGCCCCGACGGTCAGCAGGGACCTTCCAGCCTGAGCGGGACAAACCTGCACGTCAAGGGTCGCTTCCGCCGCCCGACGATGCATCTCGAGACGTTGAGAGACAGTCCGAGACGCTCCGCAACAACCAGCACCAATCAGCAGTTGAATCTCTTCAGTCGTCATCTCAGCATGTGACCGTTGATGCCGATTCTCGGTCTTCGATTCGCCCTTCGTTCGAGCCATGATGAAGAGGTGCCGGCATACCAGAGCTGGGCCAGCAGCCCGGCCTCACGCAAGGTCATGCAGGGCAACCGGTCGCGAGACACCGCGCCCGAGCTCGCCGTGCGTCGGCTCCTGCACGCAGCTGGGCTTCGCTTCCGCGTTGACTTCCGCCCCGAGCCGTCATTGCGGAGGACCGCCGACATTGTGTTCACCAGGCAGCGCGTCGCGGTCTTCATCGACGGCTGTTACTGGCACGCATGCCCCGAGCACGGCACGAGCGCACGTACAAACAGCGAATACTGGTCGGCCAAACTCCAGCGCAACGTCGCCCGTGATGCCGACACCACGGCCCGGCTCGAGGCGGCCGGTTGGACCGTGCTCCGTTTCTGGGAGCACGAGGATCCGACCCAGGTCGCACGTGAGGTAGCTGGCACCATCCGTGCCTACCCCGCTGAGTCGACTGCCGGTAACGCTCGATAGACGTCCGGCTTGAGCTGAGCGTTGAGTCCGAGCGGGCCGAGCAGCGTGTAGTAGCCAGCGTCCCTCTTGCCGTACCGGTACAGGCGGCGAAGCCTGTACGCCGGGCCAAGGTCGTTCGATGCCTCGACCTCATTGCCCGAGATGTAGAACGGGAGCTCCTTGGCGTAGCGCGTCGTCTTCACCTCGATGAACACGAGCTGGTCGGTCAAGTCCTGGAACGACTGGACGTCGTACCCGAGACCGTCCCCGTCGAGTGCAGACACGTGTCGCACCTCGGAAGCAAGGTCATCGCGGCCACCGGCACTTAGCCGAGCACGCTCGCCTTCCACGACTGCCAGTTCGCCGGCCCTTCCCAGGGCACGATTGAAGGATTCGATCGCCGCGAAGTCGATGCCCACCACAGCCACACGGCCATGGGACCTCTCCGACCAGTTGACAGCAGGTGGATCAACCTCAGCACCGAGCGGACTCCGGTCGACGTTCGGGTCCTCCACGGACCTGAGCATGAATGCGCGCAACTCGGCGTCTTCCGTGAACCGATCGATCACCACCTCGCGGAGTCGTTCCTGAAGGTTGCTCAGCGGCTTGTACCCAGGGATCCACAGCGCGTTGATCTCATCGAGGACCGCGGAGATGTTGCTGAACTTCTTGCCGATCGAGCCGATCGAACGGTCGACGGTGCGGGCGACTTCCCGCTGGTACGCGGCCTTGACGTACGGCTCCTCGGCCAGCTCCAGAGTCAGCATCTGGAAGTAGATGTCGACGGTCGTGTTGATCTCGTCATCGCTCCAGGGGCCGGTCGCCACGGGCACCAGGTTGCCGGACGTGTCGCCCCGTGTCCTGGATATCAACAAGCTCGCGGCCGTGAGCGACGAGCAGAACG includes:
- a CDS encoding protein NO VEIN domain-containing protein is translated as MATGPWSDDEINTTVDIYFQMLTLELAEEPYVKAAYQREVARTVDRSIGSIGKKFSNISAVLDEINALWIPGYKPLSNLQERLREVVIDRFTEDAELRAFMLRSVEDPNVDRSPLGAEVDPPAVNWSERSHGRVAVVGIDFAAIESFNRALGRAGELAVVEGERARLSAGGRDDLASEVRHVSALDGDGLGYDVQSFQDLTDQLVFIEVKTTRYAKELPFYISGNEVEASNDLGPAYRLRRLYRYGKRDAGYYTLLGPLGLNAQLKPDVYRALPAVDSAG
- the mobF gene encoding MobF family relaxase; this encodes MTLKKLAAGSGYEYLTRQVAAADSTELGKTPLAEYYAAKGEAPGRWVGSGLAEIQGVEYGDVVTAEQMRHLFGDGCHPVMGTGLGRKFGKRSVAGFDLTFSPAKSVATLWAVAPPEFARAIKMAHNAAVLDALAFLESHGTFTREGAGGARQVETRGLIATAFLHRDSRAGDPDLHTHVAVSNKVQTMQGKWLSIYGTILHEHVVAASEAYNTALEAHLHDQLGVRFIDVPRAAGKRPVREIAGVDPRLSARWSRRRTDIEERVEELAEEFTDNHGRRPNDKERIVLAQRANLETRSAKHEPRSEAEQRTTWHGEAADLLSERGLRAMVDTALHPDPAPTQPVSAAWLTEAAHRVIRELEAHRASCQSWHMYAEAQRQVRGLTLAPEQIPQVIEHLVDAVTDQLINLTPDLDPITEPAALKRSDGVSVYRHTGADHFTSTRILEAEARVVDAAGTDASTSPDPVDVDLALMTAALEGPALNDGQRELVRSLVADPRRVALALAPAGSGKTTAMSVLAQVAHDLGYDVVGLAPSAAAAAVLTDATGIPSETLAMLDHSLVAGLDPGFGPHTMVVVDEAGMSDTLTLDRIITACTGRGARVRLVGDDQQLAAVGAGGVLRDIATTHGAVRLDQVVRFDDPVEASASLALRDGDRTALGYYLDHDRIHTGDELTSLTEVLAGWQEDATAGRECLMLAPARDLVARLNHAARKARLTGVRPEDEVDLADGNQASVGDTILTRHNERRLGVSGTDWVKNGDRWTVTALAANGGLRARHLRSGLQVTLPREYVAHHVELGYATTVHAAQGSTADVMHGILTGHEDRQLLYTMLTRGRFENHLHLIDEPITPEEQFLPGIDEQITAVEALDRIIARDGAATSATTELTHATSPSTLLHEAAGRYADAVTAATQRLSGADADIALEAAGAGPLPWLPGVPAALRSDLDWSEYLDARAERVRTLADAVCRDAHLPPSLRRFDDVLTDQLREAVVVWRAANGVPDDDRGLLGPRTNDLAADRYARHLQRQVDALYPESVRRWEAQIARAIGDLDHRDDRTLDLARELDRIQGSGLNATQILRRAATLRRPLPDDRRVEALAYRIERIAANDAALRPQTHQPSRRSPGIGL
- a CDS encoding very short patch repair endonuclease, translated to MPILGLRFALRSSHDEEVPAYQSWASSPASRKVMQGNRSRDTAPELAVRRLLHAAGLRFRVDFRPEPSLRRTADIVFTRQRVAVFIDGCYWHACPEHGTSARTNSEYWSAKLQRNVARDADTTARLEAAGWTVLRFWEHEDPTQVAREVAGTIRAYPAESTAGNAR